One stretch of Halobacillus litoralis DNA includes these proteins:
- a CDS encoding glycoside hydrolase family 32 protein, with protein MSKRDSELRKKVETEIQEHKQTVEADTYRQHYHHMPPVGLMNDPNGFIQWNGTYHLFYQWMPFSTAHGAKYWGHYTSEDLVNWKHESVALTPSDWYDKDGVYSGSAVVHNDQLHLFYTGNIEGEDGPEAEYQCLAVSRDGLQFEKKGVIIETPKGYTGHFRDPKVWKKGDQWYMVVGAQTEDKQGKAVLFRSTDLHTWEHVGPIAGSKEGKLGEFGYMWECPDLFELNNADVLMVCPQGLEADGMDYANTYQSGYFIGQWNETGETFQHGEFRELDRGFEFYAPQTTQDEKGRRILVGWMGVPEQYEQAHPTVEHGWVHCLTIPRELKWDGERIIQAPLPELADMRGPVLMHSSITIENDQKAVRGVQGRSIELNLDFESLEDMFAIELFQYASLSYKDHVVTLSRPHLEDRSKTEFRRVKLDEELKDLRLFIDQSSVEIFINGGKEVFTSRIYPQAEEEHILFTSLGSTTFSIEKWDLKGYEYS; from the coding sequence ATGTCTAAGCGTGATTCAGAGCTGCGTAAGAAAGTGGAAACAGAAATACAAGAACATAAGCAAACTGTAGAAGCGGACACGTATCGTCAGCATTACCATCACATGCCGCCTGTCGGTTTGATGAACGACCCGAATGGATTCATACAATGGAATGGGACGTACCATCTTTTTTATCAATGGATGCCATTCTCTACAGCTCATGGGGCAAAATACTGGGGACACTACACATCTGAAGATCTTGTGAATTGGAAGCATGAGTCTGTCGCTTTGACTCCATCTGATTGGTATGACAAGGACGGTGTTTATTCGGGCAGCGCTGTTGTTCATAATGATCAATTGCACCTTTTCTACACGGGGAACATTGAAGGTGAAGATGGACCAGAGGCAGAATATCAATGTCTTGCTGTATCTCGGGATGGGTTACAGTTTGAGAAAAAAGGCGTCATCATTGAAACACCCAAAGGTTATACGGGTCATTTTAGAGACCCGAAAGTATGGAAAAAGGGTGACCAATGGTACATGGTGGTTGGAGCACAAACAGAAGACAAGCAAGGGAAGGCTGTATTGTTCCGTTCGACGGACCTTCACACATGGGAGCACGTTGGTCCCATCGCTGGGAGTAAAGAAGGGAAGCTGGGCGAGTTCGGTTACATGTGGGAATGTCCGGATTTATTCGAGTTAAATAATGCAGACGTGCTCATGGTCTGTCCACAGGGGCTTGAGGCTGATGGAATGGACTATGCGAATACATATCAGAGTGGGTATTTTATCGGGCAATGGAACGAGACCGGTGAAACGTTCCAACATGGAGAATTTCGCGAGTTGGATCGAGGCTTTGAGTTTTATGCTCCTCAAACCACCCAGGATGAAAAAGGAAGAAGGATACTCGTCGGCTGGATGGGTGTTCCGGAGCAATATGAACAAGCACACCCGACTGTTGAACATGGGTGGGTTCATTGCTTGACGATTCCGCGTGAATTGAAGTGGGATGGTGAAAGAATCATTCAAGCTCCCCTTCCTGAGCTAGCCGACATGCGTGGACCCGTTTTAATGCATTCATCGATTACGATTGAAAATGATCAAAAAGCGGTGAGAGGGGTGCAGGGGAGATCGATTGAGTTGAACCTCGATTTTGAATCACTGGAAGACATGTTCGCCATCGAGCTTTTTCAGTATGCCTCATTAAGTTACAAAGACCATGTCGTCACATTATCCAGACCGCACTTAGAAGACCGTTCCAAAACGGAGTTCCGTCGAGTGAAATTGGACGAGGAGTTGAAGGACCTTCGTTTGTTTATCGATCAGTCATCAGTTGAAATTTTCATTAATGGTGGGAAAGAAGTATTTACTTCTAGGATTTATCCTCAAGCGGAAGAAGAACATATCCTCTTTACGTCTTTAGGATCCACAACTTTCTCCATTGAAAAATGGGACTTGAAAGGTTATGAGTACTCTTAA
- a CDS encoding transcription repressor NadR translates to MSQSSKKMKANERREFILALLKQKGAPVTGSSLAEEMNVTRQVIVGDVSLLKAKNEPIVATSQGYMYMMDGKEELPYQRTIVCKHQGDETEQELNILVDHGVHVQDVVVEHPIYGDLTARLTISNRRDVKKFIEKVNSTKASYLLELTGGIHTHTIAADS, encoded by the coding sequence ATGAGTCAATCTTCAAAGAAAATGAAAGCGAATGAACGAAGAGAGTTTATCCTTGCTTTATTAAAACAAAAAGGTGCTCCTGTGACAGGTAGTTCTCTTGCGGAGGAAATGAACGTGACCCGGCAAGTCATTGTCGGTGATGTCTCCCTGCTGAAAGCAAAGAATGAACCGATCGTCGCCACAAGCCAAGGGTATATGTACATGATGGATGGAAAAGAAGAATTGCCCTATCAACGTACGATTGTATGCAAGCACCAGGGGGACGAAACAGAACAGGAACTCAATATTCTGGTTGATCATGGTGTTCATGTCCAGGATGTCGTTGTCGAACACCCTATTTATGGTGATTTAACGGCCAGACTTACCATTTCGAATCGCCGTGATGTAAAGAAATTCATCGAGAAAGTGAACAGCACCAAAGCCTCTTACTTACTCGAATTGACAGGCGGCATCCATACGCATACCATTGCGGCGGACAGCTAG
- the cls gene encoding cardiolipin synthase has product MNILPIFVSIILTLNVLLALAIIFLERRDASATWAWLMVLLFIPVAGFFLYLIFGRRLSNKEIFTWDKKSRLGLLAAVQEQLTAIKNNELKVQHEDIIPYEDLIYMHLKNNDALLSQNNQVEIFTDGQKKFHALIEDLEKAENHIHLLYYILRDDNLGHRLADVLKRKAMEGVEVKLLYDDMGSRLLKRSYKRSLKEAGVQVESFFPSFIPKVNMKINYRNHRKLAIIDGEIGYIGGFNIGDEYLGFNKRFGYWRDTHLRVEGEAVSNMQTRFILDWNHASRRDIVYEQRYYQAKPKGDVGMQIVSSGPDSEWEQIKHGYLKMILSAKEYVYIQTPYFIPDDSLLDALRVAVLSGVDVRIMIPNKPDHPFVYWATFSNIGDMLKAGASIYVYQKGFLHAKTIVVDGKIASVGTANIDVRSFRLNFEVNAFLYHPQVAQSLADRFHEDIVESTELTFKLYQSRTKWIRFKEAISRLLSPIL; this is encoded by the coding sequence TTGAACATCCTGCCGATTTTTGTGAGTATCATTCTGACCTTGAACGTGTTGCTTGCTTTAGCCATCATCTTCCTTGAGCGAAGAGATGCCAGTGCAACATGGGCGTGGTTGATGGTTTTACTATTTATCCCTGTCGCAGGTTTCTTTCTTTATCTGATCTTCGGACGCCGACTCAGCAATAAAGAAATATTCACCTGGGACAAAAAGAGTCGTCTTGGACTTCTTGCTGCGGTCCAAGAACAATTGACAGCCATCAAGAATAACGAATTGAAAGTCCAACATGAAGATATCATTCCATATGAAGATTTAATTTATATGCATCTGAAAAACAATGATGCGCTATTATCGCAAAATAACCAAGTTGAAATATTTACGGATGGGCAAAAGAAGTTTCATGCACTTATTGAAGATCTTGAAAAAGCAGAAAATCATATTCACTTGCTTTATTATATTTTAAGAGACGATAACCTGGGGCACCGTCTTGCTGATGTACTGAAAAGGAAAGCGATGGAAGGTGTGGAAGTCAAACTCTTGTATGATGACATGGGTTCAAGATTATTGAAGCGTTCCTATAAGCGGAGCCTGAAAGAAGCTGGCGTGCAAGTCGAGTCGTTTTTCCCTTCCTTTATCCCTAAAGTAAATATGAAGATTAACTACCGGAACCATAGAAAGCTTGCGATTATTGACGGTGAAATCGGGTACATCGGAGGTTTCAACATCGGTGACGAATATTTGGGCTTTAATAAAAGGTTTGGATATTGGCGGGATACCCATTTACGCGTGGAAGGAGAAGCGGTGAGCAACATGCAAACACGCTTCATCCTTGATTGGAACCATGCTTCACGCAGAGATATTGTCTATGAGCAGAGGTATTACCAGGCTAAACCGAAAGGCGATGTCGGCATGCAGATCGTCTCCAGTGGTCCTGATTCGGAATGGGAACAAATCAAGCATGGCTATTTGAAAATGATCCTGTCCGCTAAAGAGTATGTGTACATTCAAACTCCATACTTCATTCCTGATGACAGCTTGCTTGATGCGCTTCGCGTAGCGGTCCTGTCAGGAGTGGACGTGCGTATCATGATTCCTAATAAACCGGACCATCCATTTGTGTACTGGGCAACATTTTCAAACATTGGAGATATGTTAAAAGCAGGTGCCAGCATTTATGTGTATCAAAAAGGTTTCTTACACGCCAAAACCATTGTCGTTGATGGCAAAATCGCTTCCGTAGGTACAGCCAATATTGATGTCCGAAGCTTCCGGCTGAACTTTGAAGTGAACGCCTTTTTGTATCATCCACAAGTCGCGCAGTCATTAGCCGATCGTTTCCATGAGGACATTGTAGAGTCGACAGAGCTGACATTCAAACTCTATCAATCCAGAACAAAATGGATCCGTTTCAAAGAAGCCATCTCAAGGCTATTATCACCAATCCTATAA
- a CDS encoding S1C family serine protease, which translates to MQKVAELGKASDVEVGQTAIAIGNPLGMEFAGSVTKGIVSGLNRNIPVDINGDQQPDWQTEVLQTDAAINPGNSGGALINLQGEVIGINSMKIAKAEVEGIGFSIPMDVAKPVIEDLETNGEVERPYMGVSLQDLNQIPNPVLQRELGLPEKVTEGVLVQGVEKGSPADEAGLEKYDVITAIDGNEIESLISLRQYLYNQAQDGDTAELEVYRDGKPTTVQITLTSR; encoded by the coding sequence GTGCAAAAGGTTGCTGAATTAGGTAAAGCCAGTGACGTAGAGGTCGGGCAAACAGCCATTGCCATCGGTAACCCGCTGGGCATGGAATTCGCAGGATCCGTAACGAAAGGAATTGTCAGTGGTTTGAACCGTAATATTCCAGTCGATATTAACGGTGATCAACAGCCAGATTGGCAAACCGAAGTCCTTCAAACCGATGCAGCCATCAACCCAGGTAACAGTGGCGGTGCGCTCATCAATCTGCAAGGCGAAGTCATCGGAATCAACTCTATGAAAATCGCAAAAGCCGAAGTTGAAGGAATAGGATTCTCTATCCCAATGGACGTTGCTAAACCTGTCATTGAAGATTTAGAGACGAACGGCGAAGTTGAGCGTCCTTACATGGGAGTTTCCCTGCAAGACTTGAACCAAATCCCTAACCCTGTGTTACAACGTGAACTAGGGTTGCCAGAAAAAGTGACTGAAGGCGTCCTCGTCCAAGGCGTCGAAAAAGGCTCCCCTGCTGATGAAGCAGGACTTGAAAAGTACGATGTCATCACCGCCATCGACGGAAATGAAATCGAGTCACTCATCAGCTTGCGACAGTATCTCTACAACCAAGCACAAGACGGAGATACAGCCGAGCTTGAAGTTTACCGTGACGGCAAACCAACCACCGTCCAAATTACGCTAACCTCTCGATAA
- a CDS encoding response regulator transcription factor, with translation MNQMIGLVEDDPNIRDIVEGYLNKEGYQVIAVDTAEKAWDIFQEQTPDLWVLDIMLHGMDGYEFCKKIRQTSEVPIIIISAKDEEVDKILGLELGGDDYLTKPFSPRELVARAKRHLKRWQAMKPTADEEQDTIVAGELELNDAERQAYFQGEEIEVTTKEFEMLKILASQENRAFAREELLIKVGGEDYYGSDRAVDDLIKRLRKKMKDLPIETVWGHGYRLKEKRT, from the coding sequence ATGAATCAGATGATTGGACTTGTAGAAGATGATCCGAATATTCGAGATATTGTAGAAGGTTATTTAAATAAAGAAGGGTACCAGGTTATAGCTGTCGATACGGCAGAAAAGGCCTGGGATATTTTTCAGGAACAGACCCCTGACCTTTGGGTGCTGGACATCATGCTTCATGGAATGGATGGGTATGAGTTTTGTAAAAAAATACGCCAGACTTCAGAAGTTCCGATTATTATTATATCAGCCAAAGATGAAGAGGTAGATAAAATACTGGGTTTGGAACTCGGTGGGGACGATTACTTAACCAAACCTTTCAGCCCAAGAGAGTTGGTGGCCAGGGCAAAGCGTCACTTGAAGCGTTGGCAGGCCATGAAGCCGACTGCTGACGAGGAGCAGGACACCATCGTAGCTGGTGAATTGGAACTGAATGATGCGGAGAGACAAGCTTACTTCCAGGGGGAAGAGATTGAAGTGACAACGAAAGAATTTGAAATGCTGAAGATCTTAGCTTCTCAAGAGAACCGTGCCTTTGCGCGTGAAGAACTGCTGATCAAGGTAGGGGGAGAAGATTATTACGGGAGTGATCGTGCGGTCGACGACCTGATCAAGCGACTACGCAAAAAGATGAAAGATCTTCCGATAGAAACGGTTTGGGGACACGGATATCGATTGAAGGAGAAGCGTACATGA
- a CDS encoding sensor histidine kinase — translation MKLLYQLNAAFATLIIVIMSITAFFIYSLLMDMLIQDEQRQLEGRADLLVDIISDQDPERSPELSQLLQDRNYPIVLFDRESNEILFRTMPAVVAYSWVERYEEELIDQEVWETMGEKYVAYDFPVSRDENQVLVMATPLNDLQAVQSVFASRMIVVFLIGLLLAIVLSYVLTWRLVTPLTKLKEEVKKIEKRQFSDVKKVQAAGEIGEVEQSLRHMAAELSRYIHSQKQFFQNASHELKTPLMSIQGYAEGIRDGIFEGEAAEKGLNVMVSETERLKKIVNEMILLAKLDSSEDVYNPEGTEISEVISQARDRLYPLAKEKRIELRTEDIHPYHAFVDRERVLQAMINILSNAVRHAESTVTVTTERERDLYRVKVIDDGPGIPEELLPQLFERFIKGKEGETGLGLAISRAIIERSGGEIHAYNRKDTSGAVFEIVLSEKE, via the coding sequence ATGAAGCTTTTGTATCAATTGAATGCCGCGTTTGCAACATTAATTATCGTCATCATGTCCATCACTGCATTTTTTATCTACTCGCTCCTCATGGACATGCTGATACAGGATGAACAGCGCCAGCTAGAGGGGAGAGCAGATCTTCTTGTGGATATTATCAGTGACCAAGACCCAGAGCGCAGCCCTGAACTTTCCCAGCTATTGCAGGACCGTAATTACCCGATCGTATTATTTGATCGGGAAAGCAACGAAATTTTATTCCGTACCATGCCTGCGGTCGTTGCGTATTCATGGGTGGAGCGTTATGAAGAGGAACTCATCGATCAGGAAGTTTGGGAAACGATGGGGGAAAAATACGTTGCTTACGATTTTCCTGTGAGTAGAGACGAGAATCAAGTCCTTGTCATGGCGACCCCTCTTAATGACTTGCAGGCCGTCCAATCCGTTTTTGCTTCACGGATGATTGTCGTATTTCTCATTGGTCTATTGCTTGCCATCGTCCTCAGTTATGTATTGACGTGGCGTCTCGTAACCCCTCTTACCAAACTGAAAGAAGAAGTGAAGAAAATAGAGAAGCGTCAGTTTTCTGATGTGAAAAAAGTGCAGGCTGCCGGTGAGATTGGAGAAGTTGAACAAAGCCTCAGGCATATGGCTGCAGAGCTATCGAGGTACATACACTCCCAAAAGCAGTTCTTTCAAAATGCTTCCCATGAACTTAAAACCCCGTTGATGTCCATTCAGGGATACGCGGAGGGAATCAGGGATGGAATCTTTGAAGGAGAAGCGGCAGAAAAGGGTTTGAATGTGATGGTAAGCGAGACCGAGCGTTTGAAAAAGATTGTCAATGAAATGATTCTGTTAGCCAAGCTCGACAGCAGTGAAGACGTGTATAACCCCGAGGGAACGGAGATATCCGAAGTGATAAGTCAGGCGAGGGATCGGTTGTATCCACTTGCAAAGGAAAAGAGAATTGAATTGAGAACGGAAGATATACATCCGTATCATGCATTCGTTGACAGGGAAAGAGTGCTCCAGGCGATGATCAATATTTTAAGCAATGCGGTCAGACATGCGGAGAGTACAGTAACCGTGACAACGGAAAGAGAGAGGGATCTATATAGAGTGAAAGTAATCGATGATGGTCCTGGCATTCCAGAAGAGCTTCTTCCTCAACTTTTCGAACGTTTCATTAAAGGAAAAGAAGGGGAAACAGGGCTTGGGCTTGCTATATCCAGGGCAATCATTGAACGGAGTGGCGGGGAAATCCATGCCTATAATCGGAAAGACACGTCGGGTGCAGTTTTTGAAATTGTGTTAAGTGAAAAAGAGTGA
- a CDS encoding acyl-CoA thioesterase, producing MEAKPCIDSLTVKSSHVLPPDTNSHGTLFGGKLMAHIDDVAAIAAVRHARKPVVTASTDSVDFLQPVFEGDTICLEAFVTWTHNTSMEVFVKATTENLLTGERKVCTTAFLSMVAVDEKNEPSPVPGVYPESDEEKWLHENAQKRHEHRKNRRKESKELAEKFGTSLPWKRDC from the coding sequence ATGGAAGCAAAACCTTGTATCGATTCATTAACGGTAAAAAGTTCACACGTTTTACCACCGGATACCAATAGTCATGGTACGTTATTTGGTGGGAAACTAATGGCTCACATTGATGATGTAGCAGCGATTGCAGCTGTCAGACATGCCAGAAAGCCGGTTGTGACGGCATCTACTGATTCTGTCGATTTCTTACAGCCTGTTTTTGAGGGAGACACCATTTGCCTGGAGGCATTCGTAACATGGACACATAACACGTCCATGGAAGTGTTCGTCAAAGCAACGACTGAAAACCTTTTGACTGGAGAAAGAAAGGTTTGTACAACAGCTTTTCTATCTATGGTAGCTGTGGACGAAAAGAATGAACCTTCACCTGTGCCAGGGGTGTATCCTGAATCAGACGAAGAAAAGTGGCTGCATGAGAACGCGCAGAAGCGTCATGAACATCGGAAGAATAGAAGGAAAGAATCCAAGGAACTTGCGGAGAAGTTTGGTACCAGCCTTCCTTGGAAACGCGATTGCTAA
- a CDS encoding ABC transporter ATP-binding protein produces MYVQIKDLCFGYKNAKNLTIHHFNLDIQQGEIISILGESGSGKSTVLRLLCGLETPSKGTIKIGSETMTDERTFVLPEKRGIGMVFQDYALFPHMTVYENVQFGLKHWKRKDRKNRVHEVLELVNMSSYAKRYPHELSGGQQQRIALARSLAPEPSLLLLDEPFSNLDADLQIKIRSELKEIIKQTGTTSIFVTHDREDSRAIADRIITMRDGAAHDWDSLCTTTRAEEEVRQPELVRLK; encoded by the coding sequence ATGTACGTTCAAATCAAAGATCTCTGTTTCGGTTATAAAAACGCAAAAAATTTAACGATTCACCATTTCAACCTCGATATTCAACAAGGAGAAATCATCTCCATTCTTGGTGAAAGTGGCAGTGGGAAAAGTACCGTGCTCCGACTATTGTGTGGTCTTGAGACGCCATCCAAAGGAACCATAAAAATCGGCAGTGAGACAATGACTGATGAACGGACCTTTGTCCTTCCCGAAAAAAGAGGGATTGGCATGGTCTTTCAAGACTATGCCCTGTTCCCCCACATGACGGTTTACGAAAATGTTCAATTCGGTTTAAAGCATTGGAAACGAAAAGATAGAAAGAATCGCGTACACGAAGTGCTTGAATTGGTAAACATGAGTAGCTATGCAAAGAGATACCCTCACGAATTAAGTGGCGGACAGCAGCAGAGAATCGCTCTGGCTCGTTCCCTTGCACCTGAGCCTTCCCTTCTTCTTTTGGATGAACCGTTCAGTAATTTAGATGCAGACCTTCAAATCAAAATTAGAAGTGAATTGAAAGAAATCATAAAACAAACAGGTACGACCTCTATTTTCGTCACTCACGACCGTGAAGACTCGAGAGCCATTGCTGATCGTATTATTACAATGAGAGACGGAGCTGCCCACGATTGGGACTCCCTTTGTACAACAACCCGTGCTGAAGAAGAGGTGCGTCAACCTGAGCTCGTCCGGCTCAAATAG
- a CDS encoding ABC transporter permease — protein sequence MNIWSILSLVIVILILIPNITILFNFFTQKAENWNHIHEYILPDLLKNTGLLIVFTGFLTIIIGTSLAWIVSAYEFPMKKFFKWGLILPLAIPPYIAGYTYNGILNYTGVLQTTLRNNWDIEVDQVYFNILNLPGAVFIFTLFLFPYVYTITRAFLANQSASLIENARLLGRSPVDIFFRVVLPISRGAIVGGVSLVLLEVLNDYGVVQYFGVPTFSTAIFQTWFGMNDLNSAIKLSATLMFIVFAILTLEKVLRGRKKYASTTAKARPLHPTQLKGWKAWGAFGYCLFIFLLGFLIPFVQLVDWMLLTFEKIASPEFTTLIWNSLLVSFVGALLIVLFAVIIANFSRMHQSALSKSAAKVTILGYSIPGAVIAVGISTVFIGLDSGLSSFYESTGLESRLFLSTSLVILISAYIIRFLAIGYNSIESGFDKIGNKYTEASRMLGMNMTRTFFKVDLKMIKAPLISGFLLAFIEIIKELPLTLILRPFNFGTLSTNAFKYASDEQIHEAALASIIIVVISAIAVFVFHQVLEKESN from the coding sequence ATGAATATTTGGTCGATCCTCAGCCTGGTGATTGTCATTCTGATTCTCATTCCCAACATAACGATCCTCTTCAACTTTTTTACACAAAAGGCTGAAAACTGGAATCACATCCATGAATACATCTTGCCGGATTTATTAAAAAATACAGGCTTGCTTATTGTTTTCACAGGATTTTTAACCATCATCATCGGTACGAGTTTAGCATGGATCGTGTCAGCCTATGAGTTTCCTATGAAAAAGTTCTTTAAATGGGGGCTGATTCTGCCACTGGCCATCCCCCCTTATATTGCGGGTTACACATACAATGGGATCTTGAATTATACAGGCGTCCTTCAAACGACATTAAGGAACAACTGGGACATTGAGGTGGATCAAGTCTACTTCAATATTCTCAACCTGCCGGGGGCCGTCTTTATATTCACGCTCTTTCTCTTTCCCTATGTATACACGATCACAAGAGCTTTTCTAGCTAACCAGTCCGCATCACTCATAGAAAATGCCAGACTCCTCGGCCGCTCTCCAGTAGATATCTTTTTCAGAGTGGTACTCCCTATCTCCCGTGGAGCGATTGTCGGTGGCGTGAGTCTTGTGCTTTTGGAAGTATTAAATGATTATGGGGTGGTTCAATATTTCGGTGTACCAACTTTCAGTACAGCGATTTTTCAAACATGGTTTGGGATGAATGATCTCAATTCAGCCATCAAACTATCGGCGACGCTCATGTTTATTGTGTTTGCCATCCTTACTTTAGAAAAAGTGCTCCGAGGCCGTAAAAAATATGCATCGACAACAGCTAAAGCTCGTCCCCTCCACCCTACCCAGTTAAAAGGATGGAAAGCATGGGGGGCTTTTGGATACTGTCTGTTTATTTTCTTATTAGGATTTCTCATTCCATTCGTGCAACTCGTCGACTGGATGTTATTAACTTTTGAAAAAATTGCATCTCCCGAATTTACGACACTCATATGGAATTCACTTCTTGTCTCTTTCGTGGGTGCCTTACTAATTGTCTTGTTTGCTGTAATTATCGCTAACTTTTCCAGAATGCATCAGAGCGCTTTATCAAAGTCGGCAGCAAAAGTGACCATCTTAGGATATTCCATTCCGGGAGCCGTCATCGCGGTCGGAATCAGTACCGTCTTTATTGGTTTGGATAGTGGTCTTTCAAGCTTTTATGAATCTACTGGTTTGGAAAGCCGCCTATTTTTGAGTACGAGTTTGGTCATCTTAATCTCTGCCTACATCATTCGCTTCCTTGCCATCGGATACAATTCCATCGAATCTGGTTTTGATAAAATCGGCAATAAATACACGGAAGCTTCAAGGATGCTCGGCATGAATATGACACGCACCTTTTTCAAAGTCGATCTGAAAATGATAAAAGCTCCGCTCATCAGTGGGTTCCTGCTCGCTTTTATCGAAATCATTAAAGAATTGCCGCTCACCTTAATATTAAGGCCCTTTAACTTTGGAACACTTTCCACGAATGCCTTTAAATACGCTAGTGATGAGCAAATCCATGAGGCTGCTCTCGCCTCCATCATTATCGTTGTCATCAGTGCCATTGCCGTTTTTGTTTTTCATCAAGTTTTAGAAAAGGAGTCGAATTGA
- a CDS encoding Fe(3+) ABC transporter substrate-binding protein has product MRNNKWFLMSFILILSMFVLAACGGDDQEETSESNEEETTNTEENSEENASEETGGEVNLYTGRHYDTDQELYDKFEEETGIKVNVIEGKDDELIARLDREGEASEADLLITADAGRLHRAKSQELLQPIESDVLSENIPEKFRDEDNNWFGLTKRARIIAYHKERVNEEDVQTYMDLTKDELQDKVLIRSSSNIYNQSLVASMIATEGEEAAKEWAQGIVDNMARDPQGGDRDQAKAVAAGEGDVAVMNTYYMGKMLNSEDEEEVKVAEQLEIMFPNQDTTGTHVNISGVGVTASSQNTENAKKFIEFLSKEEAQKQFAEANYEYPVNPNVEPSELLQSWGEFKEQDIRLNELGENNDRAIQIMNEVGWK; this is encoded by the coding sequence ATGAGAAACAACAAATGGTTTTTAATGAGCTTCATCCTTATCCTTTCTATGTTCGTTCTCGCAGCTTGCGGCGGAGACGATCAGGAAGAAACATCGGAATCGAATGAAGAAGAAACAACGAACACAGAAGAAAACAGCGAAGAAAACGCGTCAGAAGAAACGGGTGGAGAGGTTAACCTTTACACAGGCCGTCACTATGACACTGACCAAGAACTTTATGACAAGTTCGAAGAAGAAACAGGTATTAAAGTCAACGTCATTGAAGGTAAAGACGATGAGTTGATTGCACGTCTTGACCGTGAGGGCGAAGCTTCTGAAGCTGACCTTCTGATTACAGCGGATGCTGGTCGTCTGCACCGTGCGAAGTCCCAAGAGCTTCTGCAGCCGATTGAAAGTGATGTATTAAGTGAAAACATTCCGGAGAAATTCCGTGATGAAGACAACAACTGGTTCGGATTGACGAAACGCGCTCGTATTATTGCTTATCACAAAGAACGTGTAAATGAAGAAGACGTTCAAACTTATATGGATCTAACAAAAGATGAGTTGCAGGACAAAGTCTTGATCCGTTCATCTTCTAACATCTACAACCAGTCCCTTGTCGCTTCTATGATCGCTACTGAAGGTGAAGAAGCTGCGAAAGAATGGGCACAAGGCATCGTGGACAACATGGCCCGTGATCCTCAAGGCGGAGATCGTGACCAGGCGAAAGCGGTAGCTGCCGGTGAAGGTGATGTAGCCGTTATGAATACCTACTACATGGGTAAAATGTTGAATTCTGAAGATGAAGAAGAAGTTAAAGTTGCTGAACAGTTAGAAATCATGTTCCCCAACCAGGATACAACAGGTACTCACGTAAACATCAGTGGTGTTGGTGTAACAGCCAGCAGCCAAAACACGGAAAACGCGAAGAAGTTCATTGAGTTCCTTTCTAAAGAGGAAGCACAAAAACAATTTGCTGAAGCAAACTATGAATACCCGGTCAACCCTAATGTAGAGCCTTCTGAGCTTCTACAAAGCTGGGGAGAGTTCAAAGAACAAGACATTCGTCTGAATGAACTTGGTGAGAATAACGACCGTGCGATTCAAATCATGAATGAAGTCGGTTGGAAATAA